One Pararhizobium sp. IMCC3301 DNA segment encodes these proteins:
- the rho gene encoding transcription termination factor Rho has product MAEMKLSDLKLTSPTELLLMAERHDIENASTMRKQELMFAILKQLAEEEVEIIGEGVVELLQDGFGFLRSPQSNYLPGPDDIYISPSQIRRFSLRTGDTVEGHIRSPKDGERYFALLRVNTINFADPDQARHKTHFDNLTPLYPDERFRMEINDPTRKDLSGRVIDLVAPLGKGQRALIVAPPRTGKTVLLQNIANSIAANHPECYLIVLLIDERPEEVTDMQRSVDGEVISSTFDEPATRHVQVAEMVIEKAKRLVEHGRDVVILLDSITRLGRAYNTVVPSSGKVLTGGVDANALQRPKRFFGAARNIEEGGSLSIIATALIDTGSRMDEVIFEEFKGTGNSELVLDRKVADKRTFPSMDILKSGTRKEDLLMGKAELQKVFVLRRILSSMGTVDAIEFLLDKLKQTKSNEDFFDSMNT; this is encoded by the coding sequence ATGGCCGAGATGAAACTCTCCGATCTGAAACTGACCAGCCCCACTGAATTGCTGCTGATGGCAGAGCGGCATGATATCGAGAACGCCAGCACGATGCGCAAGCAGGAGCTGATGTTTGCGATTTTAAAGCAACTGGCTGAGGAAGAAGTCGAAATCATAGGCGAAGGCGTTGTGGAATTGCTGCAGGATGGTTTCGGCTTTTTGCGCTCGCCACAGTCGAATTACCTGCCTGGTCCTGATGATATCTATATTTCGCCTTCACAGATTCGCCGATTTTCGCTGCGCACCGGGGATACGGTTGAAGGGCATATCAGAAGCCCCAAAGATGGTGAGCGTTATTTCGCGCTGCTGCGCGTCAATACAATCAATTTTGCTGATCCGGATCAGGCGCGCCACAAGACCCATTTTGATAATCTGACGCCGCTTTATCCCGATGAAAGATTTCGGATGGAGATCAATGATCCGACACGCAAGGATCTGTCTGGTCGGGTGATTGATCTGGTGGCTCCGCTGGGCAAGGGTCAGCGTGCTCTTATCGTGGCACCGCCACGCACCGGTAAGACTGTGCTGCTGCAGAACATTGCCAATTCAATCGCCGCCAATCATCCGGAATGCTATCTCATTGTATTGTTGATCGATGAGCGGCCGGAAGAAGTGACGGACATGCAGCGCTCAGTTGATGGCGAAGTAATTTCATCGACCTTTGATGAACCGGCGACACGCCACGTTCAGGTTGCGGAGATGGTAATTGAAAAGGCCAAGCGTCTGGTCGAACACGGCCGCGATGTCGTGATCCTGCTGGATTCGATCACGCGCCTGGGCCGGGCCTATAATACGGTGGTGCCGAGTTCCGGCAAGGTCCTGACTGGGGGTGTCGATGCCAATGCGCTGCAAAGGCCGAAGCGTTTCTTTGGCGCGGCTCGTAATATCGAAGAGGGTGGCTCGCTGAGCATTATTGCGACGGCTTTGATTGATACCGGTAGCCGTATGGACGAAGTGATCTTTGAGGAATTCAAAGGCACCGGCAACTCGGAACTGGTGCTGGATCGAAAAGTTGCTGACAAGCGGACCTTCCCGTCGATGGATATTCTGAAATCCGGCACGCGGAAAGAAGATCTGCTGATGGGTAAAGCCGAGCTGCAGAAAGTGTTTGTACTGCGCCGTATCCTGTCTTCCATGGGGACAGTTGACGCAATTGAGTTCCTCCTCGATAAGCTGAAACAGACAAAATCCAATGAAGATTTCTTTGATTCCATGAATACTTGA